The DNA segment CAATGACTCAATATTTGCCATTTTGTTGCAGGAAAAATCTGAAGACCTACACAAGAGAAACATGTCATCTCATACCTTCACTTTTTGATTCCCACAGAAGACACGGAGAAGTCACACTGTTAACAATGACAACCACTTTAGCCAGTGGCTGGTCTTGTTCCTTGCACAGGATGTACTTCATAACCAATCACAGCAACCAACTGCCCCAAAACTTCTCTGGAGCATCGAATGCTACTACTTCCTGTTCTATGGATGAAAAATTACTATCTATTGTGTTAACCACATTCTACTCTGTTATTTTCATCATAGGACTGGTTGGGAACGTAATCGCCCTCTATGTCTTTCTGGGTATCCATCGTAAAAGAAATTCCATTCAAATTTACCTACTTAACGTTGCCATTGCAGACCTGCTactcatcttctgcctccctttCCGAATAATGTATCACATTAATCAAAACAAGTGGACACTAGGAGTGATTTTCTGCAAGCTTGTGGGAACGCTATTTTATATGAACATGTACATAAGCATTATTTTGCTTGGATTCATCAGTTTGGATCGCTACATAAAAATTAATCGGTCTATACAACAACGGAAGGCAATAACAACCAAACAAAGTGTTTACGTTTGCTGTATAGTGTGGACAATCGCTCTTGCTGGATTTTTAACTATGATTGTTTTAACACTTAAGAAAGGAGGGCATAATTCCACAATGTGTTTCCATTATAGACAGAAGCATaatgagaaaggagaggcaaTTTTTAACTTCATTCTTGTGATAATGTTCTGGCTAATTTTCCTACTAATAATCCTTTCATATATTAAGATCGGCAAGAATCTATTGAGGATTTCTAAACGTAGGTCAAAATTTCCTAATTCTGGGAAATATGCTACTACAGCCCGGAATTCCTTTATTGTACTTATCATTTTTACGATATGTTTTGTTCCTTATCATGCCTTTCGATTCATCTACATTTCTTCCCAGCTAAATGTATCATCTTGCTACTGGAAGGAAATTGTTCACAAAACCAATGAGATCATGCTGGTTCTGTCATCTTTCAATAGCTGCTTAGATCCAGTCATGTACTTCCTG comes from the Oryctolagus cuniculus chromosome X, mOryCun1.1, whole genome shotgun sequence genome and includes:
- the GPR34 gene encoding probable G-protein coupled receptor 34 — protein: MTTTLASGWSCSLHRMYFITNHSNQLPQNFSGASNATTSCSMDEKLLSIVLTTFYSVIFIIGLVGNVIALYVFLGIHRKRNSIQIYLLNVAIADLLLIFCLPFRIMYHINQNKWTLGVIFCKLVGTLFYMNMYISIILLGFISLDRYIKINRSIQQRKAITTKQSVYVCCIVWTIALAGFLTMIVLTLKKGGHNSTMCFHYRQKHNEKGEAIFNFILVIMFWLIFLLIILSYIKIGKNLLRISKRRSKFPNSGKYATTARNSFIVLIIFTICFVPYHAFRFIYISSQLNVSSCYWKEIVHKTNEIMLVLSSFNSCLDPVMYFLMSGNIRKIMCQLLFRRFQGEASRSESTSEFKPGYSLHDTPVAAKIQYGSKST